A genome region from Hevea brasiliensis isolate MT/VB/25A 57/8 chromosome 9, ASM3005281v1, whole genome shotgun sequence includes the following:
- the LOC110651032 gene encoding uncharacterized protein LOC110651032: MISTSDLYAYDIPSIWMGFTPPKAEILLWFVCRNRLCCRDWLSNIGIIPQSQNVCPFHLRYEETIPHLFLQYEFSWKTVFWMNPFFAITWSLRLKRNGRVFNSNESSIVALCSLILHRLSIWMKANNVDFPFSGLDLLVSSEYIKSWTNVSKQRPLALWSAPLGSSLEWNVDGSSRGKPGESGMGGVVRNVDGSFLCVFSCALGVMESNRAELLAIVNALKLSI; this comes from the exons ATGATTTCTACTTCTGACCTATATGCATATGATATACCTTCAATTTGGATGGGTTTTACTCCGCCAAAAGCAGAGATTTTACTCTGGTTTGTTTGTAGAAATAGATTGTGCTGTAGGGATTGGTTAAGCAATATTGGAATTATTCCCCAATCTCAAAATGTTTGCCCGTTTCATCTACGATATGAGGAAACAATTCCGCATCTATTCTTGCAATATGAATTTTCCTGGAAG ACGGTTTTTTGGATGAACCCTTTTTTTGCTATCACTTGGTCTTTGCGGTTAAAGAGAAATGGTAGAGTATTCAATAGTAATGAGAGTTCTATAGTTGCTTTATGCTCTTTAATTTTGCATCGTTTGTCGATTTGGATGAAAGCGAATAATGTGGATTTTCCATTTTCTGGTTTGGATTTGTTGGTTTCATCCGAGTATATTAAGAGCTGGACTAATGTGTCTAAGCAAAGACCGTTGGCACTTTGGTCTGCACCCTTGGGTTCCTCTTTGGAATGGAATGTGGATGGGTCTTCTAGGGGGAAACCAGGTGAGAGTGGTATGGGGGGTGTGGTTAGAAATGTTGATGGATCTTTTCTTTGTGTGTTCTCTTGTGCTTTGGGGGTTATGGAGTCTAATAGAGCAGAGTTATTAGCTATAGTTAACGCACTTAAGCTTAGCATTTAG